AACCAGGAACCGGGCGCAGCGGATGTCGAAACGCTGGATAGTCTCGAAGGGGGTGTCCGCTTCGGTCGGGGCGGGACGCGCTTCGCGCTCACAGCCTACACCATGTGGAAAGACAATTTCTTCTTCCGCAATGCCGCCGGGTTCAATGTGGTCGACGGCAAAACTCGCCATACAGGCTTGGAATTGTCGTTCGCGGCGCCGATGACCGACTGGCTGTCAGCCTCCGGCGAATGGGCAGTGGCGGATCAGCGCTATGACTTTGACGATCCGAGCAGCGGCATTCGCGACGGCCTGACCGTCGATACAGCGCCAAACACGCTTGGCACGATGCGGCTGAGCGCCGATTTCGACCGGATCGAAGCCGGAATCGAATGGCGACATGTCGGGCGCTACTTCACGAACGAGGTCAACACGCAGACCTATCCGGGTCACGACATCTTCGTCGCGCGTGGTGCCTATGATCTGTCGGACGGGCTGCGCCTGTTCGGGCGGATCGACAATCTGTTCGACACGCGCTATGCCGACCGCGCCGATTTCGCCTTCGGCAATGAACGCTATTTTCCCGGCCGCCCCCGGACGCTGTTTATCGGTTTGACGGCGGAATACTAAAACCCTACCTGCGCGACGATGCACATCCCCGACGAAAAACTCCGCCAGGTCGTAGACCGGTTCGAACAGATCGAAGCGCGCATGGGCGCGACGACGGATGGCGATGAGATCGTGCAGCTGGGCAAGGATTATGCCGAGCTGAAACCCATCGCCGAAGGCGTGCGCAGACTGCAGGATGTGCGTGCGGAAATGGCCGACCTCGAATTGATGATGGACGATCCCGAAATGGCGGCCATGGCCAAGGATGAACTGCAGGCGCTCAAAAACTCCCTGCCGGCGCTCGAGCATGAAGTCTCGCTGCTGCTCCTCCCCAAGGATAAGGACGATCAGGCGTCCATCGTGCTGGAAATCCGCGCCGGGACAGGCGGCGACGAGGCGGCAATTTTCGCTGGCGACCTATTCGCCATGTATCAGCGCTACGCAGCGCTCAATGGCTGGAAAGTCGAGATCGAGACGGCTGCTGAAGCCGATATGGGCGGCTTCAAGGAAATCAGCGCGAGCGTATCCGGCACGGGCGTCTATGGCCGCATGAAGTTCGAATCTGGTGTCCACCGTGTGCAGCGTGTGCCTGTGACGGAAACGCAGGGCCGCATTCACACGTCTGCTGCGACCGTGGCGGTTCTCCCCGAAGTCGAAGACATCGATATCGATTTCAACATGAACGATGTGCGCGTCGATACGATGCGCGCAAGCGGAGCCGGCGGACAGCATGTGAACAAGACGGACTCCGCCGTGCGCATGACGCATGAGCCGACCGGCGTGGTCGTGCTCTGCGATGCCAAATCCCAGCACCAGAACCGCGCCAATGCCGAACGGCTGCTGAAGATGAAGCTCTATGATATGGAGAAAGCCCGGCAGGAGTCCGAACGCGCCGAAGAACGCGCCGGGCAGGTCGGCTCCGGCGACCGATCGGAACGCATCCGAACCTACAATTATCCCCAAGGGCGGGTGAC
This genomic window from Algimonas porphyrae contains:
- the prfA gene encoding peptide chain release factor 1, whose translation is MHIPDEKLRQVVDRFEQIEARMGATTDGDEIVQLGKDYAELKPIAEGVRRLQDVRAEMADLELMMDDPEMAAMAKDELQALKNSLPALEHEVSLLLLPKDKDDQASIVLEIRAGTGGDEAAIFAGDLFAMYQRYAALNGWKVEIETAAEADMGGFKEISASVSGTGVYGRMKFESGVHRVQRVPVTETQGRIHTSAATVAVLPEVEDIDIDFNMNDVRVDTMRASGAGGQHVNKTDSAVRMTHEPTGVVVLCDAKSQHQNRANAERLLKMKLYDMEKARQESERAEERAGQVGSGDRSERIRTYNYPQGRVTDHRINLTLYNLDKIVAGDALDEVIGALITEDQAAKLAQMQ